The following proteins come from a genomic window of Dermacentor silvarum isolate Dsil-2018 unplaced genomic scaffold, BIME_Dsil_1.4 Seq317, whole genome shotgun sequence:
- the LOC119434906 gene encoding uncharacterized protein LOC119434906, with product MQPVFNPFCFVVQALLSAWPPLPPDGSVAVVPLPSGIPVLPFPNVSLPLREHTATLTGFTRTVSSATASVTTTDLNAPPASFPFSGHGGAAAMQPVFNPFCFVVQALLSAWPPLPPDGSVAVVPLPSGIPVLPFPNVSLPLREHTATLTGFTRTVSSATASVTTTDLNAPPASFPFSGHGGAAAMQPVFNPFCFVVQVSKYPSLHAKRSHDVCLLLLPSPIVLLDIVSECAHVVMLLLLAGDVETNPGPANDSDVLAAIATLSAKVDAGHAEMMQMLTEVRRNQEQLEQKVSDITTRLSAVESVVESFDSSRHDENLPGIVSSVMNETVILNSRLDELEDRSRRDNLIFYGLVDSPAETWAQSECHVRESLTRILNLTFPDDSISRAHRLGTHVLGKTRPIIVKFGSSKLKDNILSQRSKFRGTGISVAEDFCRATRQCRKKLIEFGKNSGQQYTLRLNKLHINRKTYVYCPTTDQVCELHSGVAPVTNNNNRSSTGTSSAHAATS from the coding sequence ATGCAGCCGGTTTTCAATCCTTTCTGCTTCGTTGTGCAGGCCTTGTTATCAGCATGGCCGCCCTTGCCGCCTGATGGATCAGTCGCTGTCGTACCATTACCTTCCGGGATACCGGTGCTGCCTTTTCCAAACGTTTCTTTGCCACTGAGGGAGCACACGGCAACATTGACGGGCTTCACCAGGACAGTGTCATCGGCAACGGCATCAGTCACCACCACAGATTTAAACGCACCGCCGGCATCGTTTCCCTTTAGTGGGCACGGAGGAGCAGCAGCTATGCAGCCGGTTTTCAATCCTTTCTGCTTCGTTGTGCAGGCCTTGTTATCAGCATGGCCGCCCTTGCCGCCTGATGGATCAGTCGCTGTCGTACCATTACCTTCCGGGATACCGGTGCTGCCTTTTCCAAACGTTTCTTTGCCACTGAGGGAGCACACGGCAACATTGACGGGCTTCACCAGGACAGTGTCATCGGCAACGGCATCAGTCACCACCACAGATTTAAACGCACCGCCGGCATCGTTTCCCTTTAGTGGGCACGGAGGAGCAGCAGCTATGCAGCCGGTTTTCAATCCTTTCTGCTTCGTTGTGCAGGTCAGTAAATATCCCTCTTTACATGCTAAACGCTCACATGATGTTTGCCTGCTGCTCCTCCCAAGCCCAATAGTTCTTTTGGATATTGTTAGTGAATGTGCGCATGTtgtcatgttgttgttgttggctgGCGACGTTGAAACGAATCCAGGGCCTGCCAATGATAGTGACGTTCTGGCTGCGATTGCCACATTGTCAGCAAAAGTCGATGCAGGTCATGCTGAGATGATGCAAATGCTAACCGAAGTAAGACGGAATCAAGAACAACTGGAACAAAAGGTGTCTGACATAACAACCAGACTTTCCGCGGTCGAATCCGTTGTTGAATCGTTTGATTCATCTCGGCATGACGAGAACCTACCTGGTATTGTGAGCAGTGTTATGAATGAAACTGTAATACTAAATTCACGACTCGATGAACTTGAGGATAGATCGCGACGTGACAATTTGATCTTTTACGGGCTTGTCGATAGTCCTGCGGAAACCTGGGCGCAGTCCGAGTGCCATGTTCGTGAGTCGCTCACCCGTATTTTGAATCTTACGTTTCCTGATGACAGCATTTCACGCGCACACCGTCTGGGTACGCACGTCTTGGGCAAAACACGGCCAATAATAGTAAAATTTGGTTCCTCAAAACTGAAGGACAACATCCTTTCTCAGCGTTCAAAATTTCGCGGTACAGGCATATCTGTGGCTGAGGACTTTTGCCGAGCTACACGTCAATGTCGAAAGAAACTTATTGAATTCGGCAAGAATAGCGGCCAACAGTACACACTTCGTCTTAACAAACTGCATATAAATAGGAAAACCTACGTGTATTGTCCCACTACTGACCAGGTTTGCGAACTTCATTCAGGCGTGGCTCCTGTCACTAACAATAACAACCGTTCTTCCACAGGTACTAGCAGTGCACATGCAGCAACGTCATAG